The Hyphomicrobiales bacterium nucleotide sequence CCTGATGTCAAAGATGTTGGAACAATAACATTATCATATACGTTTTTTCCTAGTGAAATAGACGAAGAGACACTTGCACAATTGCAAGAAAACGAGCAAAAACGAATACAATAAACGCTGCGTATGCGGCATTAGAAACTAGGTGAACCATGTCTGACTCACATTCTACAAATCACGACTACCACATCATTGATCCAAGCCCATGGCCTTTGATTGGTTCTATCTCAGCACTCGTTATGGCTGTTGGCGCCGTTACATATATGCATGACGGTCCGATTTACATCATGATCCTTGGCTTGATCGGTGTGCTTTACACAATGTTTGGCTGGTGGAGCGATGTCATACACGAAGCGCATAGCGGCGATCACACAAAAGTCGTTCAGATGCATCTGCGCTATGGCATGATTTTGTTTATTGCATCAGAGGTTATGTTCTTCGTTGCGTGGTTCTGGGCTTTCTTTGATGCAAGTCTTTTTGCAAATGAGGCGATCCAGTTTGCTCGTGTTGAACACACAGGGGGTGTTTGGCCTCCACATGATCTAACTGTTCTAGATCCATGGCATTTGCCGCTGTTCAATACAGTGATTCTGCTTCTTTCGGGCACAACGGTTACATGGGCACACCATGCGCTTTTGCATAATGATCGTGAGAGTTTGAAGCTTGGTCTGATTTGTACAATTATTCTTGGCGCAATTTTCTCTGCGGTGCAGATCTATGAATATGCTGCTGCACCTTTCGGATTCTCCGACAGCATTTATGGCGCTACGTTCTATATGGCCACAGGCTTCCACGGTTTCCATGTTTTTGTTGGTACAGTATTCCTTCTCATTTGTTTGCTTCGTGCAATCAAAGGTCATTTCAAACCAGAACAGCATTTCGGCTTTGAGTCTGCCGCTTGGTATTGGCACTTCGTGGATGTTGTATGGTTGTTCCTTTTTGCTGCCGTTTATGTTTGGGGCAACTTCGGTGGCCATATAGGTCATTAAGGCCAACACAAATTATGATTCAAAGGGGTGCGGTTTTCTGCGCCCCTTTTCATTTGAGCGAGAGATATATGGACGCGCATCATTATCCTGCACAATCCCCCTTTGGTGTCGGTCTTCGTGGCCGTTGCCCAAGGTGTGGGGAAGGCAAATTATTTGATGGCTTTCTTTCAATAAAGAAGACATGTCGAGCATGCCGATTAGATTTGACTTTTACTGATTCAGGTGATGGTCCCGCAATTTTCATTATTTTATTCGTCGGCTTTATTGTTGGCACCTTGTTTTTATATGTCGAGCTAACTTATCAACCCGCTTACTGGGTTCATGCGGTATTGTGGTTGCCTACCATCATAATTCTATCTTTGGGCTTCTTGAGGCCGCTCAAAGGGGTTATGATTGCCCTACAATACAGAAATAACGCTCATGAAGGCCTGCTGGATGGCAGTGAAAATGAAGATGGCTGAGACACATGTTAAATCTGCCGTTTTCACACGCAGCTTCTTCTTTTTGACAATTGCCGCAATCACCGCGCTTGGTGTGTTGATTGCGCTTGGCTCCTGGCAAGTCAAAAGGCTGTCTTGGAAAGAGGCACTGATTGCCAGAGTTGAGGCACAAATCGCAAGTCCGCCAGTTCCATTGGAGGACGTGATACCGGCTCAAACTGAGTTAAGGGGCACGGACAATGATATTGAATATCAGCCCGTGAGCGTGGTTGGCACATTCGACCACTCCAAAGAGTATTTCTATTTTGCAACGCTTGATGGTGCATCAGGGTTTCATGTCTATACGCCATTGAAAATAAACGCAGCCAAAGCGGCATCACCGAGTATCGTCTTTGTTAATCGAGGCTTTGTTCCCGACGATAAAAAAGCACAAGAGACGCGGCCTGACAGCTTGACCTCTGGTGAAGTCACAATTACGGGCCTTTTTCGTTGGCCAGATGTAGAAAAACCAAACAGTTTCATTCCTGATAATGATGTTGAGGCTAATATTTTCTTCTGGCGGGAACTTGCATTGATGCGCAATGAGGCAGGCTACAGTGCCGATGAGCTGCATCCATTCTTTGTCTATGAGAATAAAAAAATAGACGTATCTTTGCCGGTTGGCGGCGTCACGATTATTGATTTTCCGAACAGTCATCTGGCTTATGCGATAACGTGGTATGGCTTAGCGTTGACCTTGATTGGGGTTTATGGCGCCTTGCTGATAGGCCGCGTAAAAGGCGTATATAAGGAAAGACTCAGGTAAGCGTTTAAGCGTGACCTGAACTGGTTGAAAGTAGGGCAGGGTCTATTCCTAAATGTGCAAGGGCTGCATCATATTTAGCTTCGGGATTAGAATTAAAAATCAAATCATGAGTAGCTTCACTGTTCAGCCAGCTATTTTGCTGGATTTCACTTTCAAGTTGTCCTGCGGACCATCCGGCATATCCAAGGGCGAAAAATGCTTTCTTCGGGCCTTCACCACGCGCCAAAACTTTTAAAATCTCAAGTGTCTCAGTCAGACTAACTTTGTCGTTGATACGGTGTGTACTGTCTTCGATGTGGTAGTCGTCGGTATGAAGGACAAAGCCACGTCCAGTCTCAACCGGCCCGCCACGGTGTACCGTAATCTCGGGCGCACCACTTGGCTCTGGCATATCGTCTTTATCACCAAGCACTTGCACTTGTTCCAGAATATCACTGAATGACATGTCTTTCATTGCACGGTTTAAGACGATGCCCATTGTCCCGTCTTCTGTATGCTCGCAAATATAGATAACTGTTTTGTGGAAGCGGCTGTCTTCCATGCTGGGCATGGCAATCAGTATTTGGCCCTTCAGTGATGTGATCGTATTGTTCATCATAAAATATAGTCTAACGGCATGTGGAAAGTGGAGATAGTGAAAACTTAGTCGAAATTTCTTTAAAGTCACATCGCTCACTTAAAATTCATCCAAACGTGTTTATCTCCTTGCTTACTTGTTCACCATCATCAGTGTATAATGATGCTATCATCTACATGCTGTCCTAGTATGTTAAAAACATAAGTAGCCACGTTAGATATATTATGCGTCTCTTTTTTGTTACCCTTATGGTAGCTCTCATATCTGTGTTTTCAAACGCCAATGCGTCGTCAGACTGGTTGTCTGGACTGGGCTATAAAGCACGTTTGATAGAAGGCTCTAGTCAGGCAGACGGAACGTTTCAGGCAGCTTTTGAGATTATTCTTGAAAAGGGTTGGAGCACATATTGGCGTGTTCCGGGTGAACATGGCATTCCGCCACTTTTTGAATATGCAGAATCTAGCAATATCAAAGACTTGATTGTCCATTGGCCAGCACCAGATGTTTTTGTTTCCGGAACAGGTTTGACCATAGGCTATAAAAACCGCGTCGTATTGCCATTTACCATTATCCCTGAAGAAAACGCGCAAAAAGCAGAGCTTAATCTTTCCGCTTTCTTTGGTGTTTGTTCTGAAATCTGCGTTCCTGCTGATGCGAATGTATCAGTGCTGCTTGATCCTAAAAATACAAAGGCGATCGACCAGCCAATCATCGACGAGGCTATGTTAACTGTACCCACTAAGCATGCAGAAAATGGTTTGGATGTAACAGAGGTTTCACTGAAATCTAATGATGAGGACGAATACGTTTATGTGCGCTTGCAGCTTCCAGACAGCGTGAATAACGTTTCTGTTCTGACCGAGGGGCCACAAGATTGGTATTTTGAACCCTACGTCAGCAAACTCTCTAACAAAGAAGCCAATAGCAAGAGTTATATGGCTAAGGTTCCCCTGTATCGTCTTGTGCGTACCGCACTATCGGGCGAAGAGCAGCTAAATGTTACCGTTATTGTCGATGGAACTGCGATAGAAAAAGCCATCTCCCTGAACAATCTATAAAAAGGGTCGACGCATAGCTTGAAAAAGCGGAATATGTGTTTGAGATGAGAACTATATTATTTCACGTTATTGGAGACTATGATTATGGCCATTTCTGTTGGCGACAAACTGCCTAATGCAACATTGACTATCATGACAGATGACGGTCCGACACCTTGCGAATTATCAACATTAACTGCGGGCAAAAAAATCATCATTTTTGGTGTGCCAGGCGCTTTCACTCCAACTTGCCACGGCAATCACTTGCCGGGATTTCTAGATAACCTTGATGCGTTCAAAACAAAGGGTATCGATGACATTGCTGTTGTTTCAGTGAACGATGTCTTCGTGATGGATCAATGGGCAACGACGACTGGCGGTGCAGGGAAAATCCATTATCTATCTGATGGCGCATTTACCTACACAAAAAGCATCGGTATGGATATTGATCTTTCCGATTTTGGTATGGGCGTTCGCTCTAAAAGATATTCAATGGTTGTGGAAGATGGCACCGTCACTATGTTGAATGTTGAAGATGTACCAAAGAGCGCAGAAAAATCAGGCGCAGCCGCTATGCTAGAAGCACTATAGTCTAGCTGTTCTTATAGGGTTCCATCCCTTGACGGGCGAGTTCATCAGCTCGCTCGTTATCAGGATGTCCGGCATGGCCCTTTACCCAATGCCAATGCACATCGTGCCGCCCGCGCGCTTCTTCCAAAGCTTCCCATAGCTCGACATTTTTCACCGGTTTTTTGGCCGCGGTTTTCCAGCCATTGCGTTTCCAGCCTTCAATCCAGCCTGTGATGCCACCTTTAACATATTGCGAATCTGTATAAAGATTGACGGTACAAGGGCGCTTCAAGGCATTCAAAGATTCAATGGCTGCCATCAATTCCATTCGGTTATTTGTGGTTTCAAAATCACCGCCATTCAATTCTTTTTCATGCTCGCCAAACCGCAAAATAGCTCCCCATCCACCTGGGCCAGGATTGCCCGAACAGGCACCATCTGTATAAATTATCACATCTTGTGTGTCATCGCTCATAGGATTAAAGCCCGTATTCCGCCGCAGATTTTACACCGCTGTGAAAGCGCATCTTACGCCAATAATCAATAGGGTCATGGGGTGTCACCAACGCACCATCCGGCACTTCAAGCCAATCATAAAGTCGGGTCAGTAAGAACCGCAAAGCGGCACCTTTTGCAAGGTACGGCAGAGCTTCTTTTTCCGCCTCTTCAAGCGGGCGTACTGATTCATAACCCCGCAAAAGAGTCTTGGCTTTAGTAATATTAAAAGAAAAATCTGGCTCGAAACACCAAGCGTTGAGACAAATGGCGATGTCATAAGCAAGCGCATCATTACAAGCGAAATAAAAGTCAATGATACCCGACAAGTCTTCTCTCAGGAAGAATACATTGTCAGGAAATAAATCAGCATGAATGACGCCGCGTCTTAAATTGTTAGGCCAATTTTCTTCAAGCTCTGTGAGAACTTCTTCAATATCAGCTTGTAATCCAGCTTGTACTGAGTCGGCGCGAGATTTTGATAAGTCAAAAAGAGGGCGCCAGTCTTTTACACTGAGCGCATTTGGTCTGGTCATCTCAAACCCATCGCCAGCCAAGTGAAACTTAGCGAGTGCTTGCCCAAGTTCGCCGCAATGTCGAACCTGTGGCTTGGTGACGGAGAAACCATCAAGAAAAGTAAAAATGGCAGCTGGCCGTTTAGCTAAAACACCCAAGGCGCTTCCGTTATTTTGTCGGCATGGGGTAGGACAAGAAATGCCACGCGCGTTCAAATGGTCAAGTAAACCAAGAAAGAAAGGCAGATCATCGGCATCTACCCTTTTCTCATATAGGGTCAATATATAGGTGCCGTCATCCGTACGTAGCAGATAGTTTGAATTTTCGACGCCTTCCGCAATGCCCTTGAAGGAGACCAGAGAGCCGATATTATATCGAATAAGAAAAGCTTCTAGAGCTTCATCGGAAACTTCTGTGTAAACCGCCATGGGGCATTATCCAATTTCCAGATCCCGACGTCCCTAGCTTGCAGCTTCGATGCGTAGTTCTCGAGGTAGATTAAAAACAACATCTTCCTTGATGGTGTCGATAACTTCAATCTCAAGGGTATAGCGCTCAGAAAATGCATCGAGCACCTCTTCAACAAGAACTTCCGGCGCTGAAGCTCCTGCTGTGATACCCAGTGTTTTGATGTCAGACAATTTGTCCCAATTTAACTCTGTTGCACGCTGCACGAGGTAAGATTTTTTACACCCAGCACGTTCTGCTACTTCACGCAGACGTTGCGAGTTGGAAGAATTGGGTGCGCCAACCACAATCATTGCATCAACGTCTTTAGCAACAGGTTTTACCGCGTGCTGGCGGTTGGTTGTTGCATAACAGATATCTTCTTTGTGAGGGCCATGAATTTCAGGAAAGCGTTTTTGTAAAATGCTGACAATTTCCGCTGTGTCATCTAGCGACAAAGTGGTTTGAGTAATCCAGGCCAATTCATTTGAAGTATCAGGTTGATAATTCATGGCATCAGCTTCTGTTTCAATCAATTCAATTGAACCATCTGGAAGCTGACCCATGGTGCCAACCACTTCTGGGTGGCCCTCGTGACCAACAAGTAGAATATGACGGCCTTTTCTATAATGAACTTCAGCCTCGCGGTGTACTTTTGACACTAAAGGACAGGTTGCATCTAAAAAGAACATATTACGCTCTTTTGCATCTTCAGGTACAGACTTTGGAACACCGTGTGCTGAGAATATGACGGGCTGATTATTTTGAGGAATTTCGTGTAATTCTTCAACGAAAATGGCGCCTTTTTGTTTAAGGCTTTCAACGACATATTTGTTGTGGACGATCTCATGGCGGACATAGACGGGCGCGCCATAGCGTTCCAGAGCCAATTCAACGATTTGAATAGCTCTGTCCACACCGGCACAAAAGCCTCTTGGTGCACACATTTTTACTTTGAGACTTGGTTTTTCTTGGCTCATGGTCAAAATTTCTCTTTGTCATAGGCAAGGCGCCTGTTTGAAATGCGCCTGTTCAAATTCACATAATCGCCGTGCAGGTATGTCTTTACAACATTAACACGTCAATACACGAAAATGGCACAGGAAAACATGGGGTGAATGAAAAATATATAAAATCCAGCAGCTTCGCTGGTCTAGTGCGCAGCTACGGGCATTTCTTTCTCTAAAAGACGTTCAGCATCATCGGCAGTCATGGCCTGAGCAAAATGGAAGCCTTGTGCAAATTCGCACTTTAATTTGTAGAGTTCTGCCACATCCTCTTCCGATTCAGCGCCTTCAGCAATAATATCCATACCTAAATCATGCGCCATAGCAGCGATCGATTTTAAGATAATGTGTTGTTGTGGATTTTCATTGTTCTTGATGAAGGAGCGATCAATTTTGATAGTATCAAAAGGAAAATGTTGTAGTTGTGAAAGTGATGAATATCCGGTGCCAAAATCATCAAGCGATAGGCCGGCCCCAAGCTCTTTCACGCGTTTAAGAACTTGATTGGCGTGTTCCGGGTTTTCCATCATCAAGCTTTCAGTAATTTCCAGTTTCAAAGTGCCTGGCAGTAAAGCTGTCCGGGATAAAACGGTCTTTACGTCATTGATCAAATCGTGGCGCAATAACTGCCGGCTAGACACATTGACGCTAACAAAGAGCGGATAATTTTCCCCCATTTTATCTTGCCATTTGGAGAGCTGCTTGGCCGCTGTATTCAATGCATGAAGGCCAAGCTGAACGATGAGACCAGTTTGTTCTGCGACAGGAATAAACTCAGTGGCCGGTATATTGCCTCGCTTTGTATTGTTCCATCGCAATAAAGCTTCAAAGCCAGCGATTGATTTATCTGAAAGTCGAATGATGGGTTGATAATAAACCGATATTTCTTCTTTTTCGATGGCGCGCCGTAAATCTGATTCAAGAGAAAGAGGATCGTTTCGCAAGTTACGGAAGATCGGTCTAAACGCCTCGATGCGATCACCACCAGATCGTTTTGCTTGCAGCATAGCAAGCTCAGCATCGTTTAATATTTCATTGTTTGGCTGCTCTTCGCCTTGGTGCATGGCGATGCCGATGGATGTTGTAAGAAAAACTTCCTGCTCGCCAAAAGTAATCGGTGCGCGAATTGCACGCCGCATGCCGTCCGCAAAAGCTGCAATTCGTTCGGGGTTATCCTCAGACAGCAAGAGTAGCCCAAACTGGTCACCGTTCAAACGTGCTAAGCTGTCTTGAGGCTTCATCAGGCGAGACAAGCGGCGCGTTATGGCGATAATGATGCTGTCACCAACGGATATGCCTAGACTGTCATTGACTTGTTTGAAACGGTCAATGTCGATCACAAAAACGGCTGGCTTTCTGGCATTTTCAAGCTGTGCGTGCGTCAAAGCATTGTTGATGCGATCTATAAACAAAGTACGATTTGCAAGACCAGTTAGATTGTCATGAACCGCATCGTGTAGCATGCGTTCTTCCACCATACGGCTTTTTGTCACATCCAGCATTGTTCCCACACACCGAACCGCTTCACCATCAGGGCCAACAATCGGGCGGGCGCGTAGTTTGAATGAGCGGAAATTTCCATCATGAGCGCGCAACCTGAAGTCTTGTGAAATCTTGCCACGTTTATATTTCACAATCGCGTCGAGCGTCGCTTTGAAACGATCGCGATCACTAGGGTGCAGTAACTGTAGCCAATTGCGAGCAGCGCCTTCTAGTGTGTGTTCTTTGAGTCCTAAGGTCTCTTCAATGCGCCCACTGGTACTAATTCGATCTCGCAAAATATCCCAGTCCCACACAATGTCACCCGCACCCACAAGGGCCAGTGCTTGTTGCTCGGTGTTGCTGACATAATTTTCAGCAATAGCACCGCCTGAAAAGGCGTGTTGCATAACAGTGAAGCCGATAAGTAGCACAAATAGAACAAGGCCACCTAAAAGAGCGGGCTGAACAATGTCGCTGGTTAAAATGCCCGTCACAGTTGCCCATGCTGCAAGGATCCATGCGTTAAGTAAGATCCATGTGGGGAACAGCATAATGGCGCGGTCATATTTTTTGAATGACAGATATATAATGAGTAGCAGGCCAAGAAAGGCCGTGAGTGCGGCAGAGATACGAGCAACACCCGCAGCAATGGGAGGCTCGACGAAGGCGACGGCCAACAAGATGCCAAGTCCAGCCAACCAAAAAGCTGCAGCTGTTATATAGCTTACATGCCAGCGGTTAAGGTTGAGATAGGCAAACAGGAAAATATGCAGGGCAGCTGCGATGAAAACTTCAGTTCCTGCCCTCCAGAATTGATCCTCACCGGGGCTGATATCAATCAGACGATTCCAAAAACCAAAATCAACGCATACATATAAAAGTACAGCCCATGAAAGGATCGCGGTTGCAGGAAACAATGCTGTTCCCTTCACAACAAAAAGTATAGTTAGAAACACAGCCAGAAGACCGGAAATGCCGATCACGATGCCACGGTAGAGAGTGAAGCTGTTCACAGAATCTTTGTATGCATTGGGTTCCCAGAGATAGACTTTTGGCAAATTGCGCGTGCTAAGCTCGCCCACGTAAGTGACGATATCGCCTGGGTTGAGCGTGATAAGAAAAACATCGGCTTCAATATCTTTAACCCGTTCGGGGGAGAAGCCTTCGCTTGGTGTCAAAGAGGCAAGTCGGGACGCACCCAGATCAGGCCAGAAAAGTTTTGAGCCAGAGAGCTTGAAGTGGGGGGTCACAACATAGCGATCAATTTGCTGGTCAGACGGATTGTGAAGTGAAAAAATAATCCAATGGGATGCATTAGGGTTTTCTTTTGAACGCACCTCAATACGACGCACAATGCCATCTTGGTCTGGCGCGGTGGAGGTTTGGATTTTATCCTCTACATCGAAACGACGATCAACGGAGGTCGTCAAATCAATCGCTTTTTGATCGGGCGGAATTATAATGGGCTCAATTGCAGAGGCTGATTGGAGGGATAAAAAGAAGCATGCACAAACGATCAATCCTGCGATGAAATGCAGACCCCAGTTTGCGTGTGACAATAAGCCTCGATGGACGCTTTGTCTGTCATTCATGCTCATGATATTAAATACCAAAACTCTTAGTTACCCTTATTGCTGATTCAACAATGTCCATTATTTGAAAAGATAAACCAGCCTAATGATAGCATGAGCCAGAAAATAGCGCGTCAATCAACAGCTAACGTCCAATTTTGTTCTTTTATAATCACTTTCTAATATTGCAAATAGCAAATGATCTTGCCACTTCCCTGCAATTTTCAGATATTCGCGCGCATAGCCCTCGCGCTGAAAACCAGCTTTTTCCAAAACCCGCACTGAAGCAATGTTGTGGGGGAGACAGGCGGCTTCCAATCTGTGAAAACCTTGCTCATTAAAAACCTCCGGCAATATGCCGATAACAGCTTCACTCATGTACCCTTTGTTAATATAGGGTTCGCCAACCCAATAGCCGATGGCGCAAGACTGAGCAACACCGCGTAAAATTCTTGATATTGTTATGCCGCCGACAAGCGTTTTGTTAGATTTTGTGAAGAGGAGATAGGTGAAACCTCTGTTTTTGCGTCCATCACGCTGATATCGTTTCAGGCGGCGTTTAAATGCAGGCTTTGTGAGCTCATCTTTTGGCCATGTTGGTTCATACGGCTCAAGAAAAGCACGACTTTTGCTGCGCAAACTGGCCCACTCATCATAATGACTTAAACTGGGAGAGGTTATTAAAAGACGTTTTGTTTCAGTGGGTTCTACGCCACGTAGAGATGGTGTGAAAAAGGCAACCATTGTTTAACACTCACTCTGCTGCCTGCAGAATTTGAAGTCGACTCACGACATCATCAATGCGCAACATGCCTTTAATGGGGCCAATGGCTGACAAGGTTGGGTGCGAGGTTGAGAACACCCTTTGCGCTACTCGCTTGATACAATTTGCAGTGACGGCATTGATCCGTTCAACCTGTTCGTCAGGCGTGATGCAGCGGCCAAATAACAATAAGTGACGGGCAAGTTGAGTAGCTCTTGTTGCCGGGCTTTCTAGACTCATCAAAAGATTAGCCCGCATCTGGGCTTTGGCGCGGTCTACCTCAGATTCGGTGAGATTAATACTGATATTCTCAAGCTCATCAAGAATGACGGGCATCAGTTTAGCTATATCTTCCTTACCTGTCGCGGCATGAATGCCAAAAAGTCCAGTGTCTGAATAAGCCCAATGGAAAGCATAGACCGAATAGCAAAGGCCGCGTTTTTCACGCACTTCTTGAAATAGCCGAGATGACATGCCGCCACCCAGAACAGCCGCTAAAAACTGTATTGTGAAGAAGTCTTCGTGTTCATAGGAATATCCTTCAAACCCAAGAATAATCTGCGCTTCCTGTAAAGGGCGTTCTTCTAGAAATTCTCCACCGATATAGCGGGCTGGGGCTGATTTCTCTGCGCTTCCTTTCGGCAGTTTAGTAAATCGTTTTTTGACCTCGGCAACCAAGGCCTCATGATCCACTTCACCGGCAGCGCTGACAATCATCTCTTTAGCGAGATAATGATGATCAAGATAATGCTTAATTGCATTTGCATCAAAGGCCATGACGCTTTCAGGTGTGCCTAAAATGGGGCGTCCGATGGATTGATCGCTAAAGGCTGTCTCTTGAAAGCGGTCAAAGATCAAATCTTCCGGCATATCCAGTGATGCGCCGATTTCCTGAAGGATAACATGTTGTTCTCTCGCGAGTTCTTCAGAGTTGAGTGTGGAGTTTTGTAAAATATCACTCAAAATATCAACCGCCAGCGGCATGTCATCACTCAAAATACGAGCATAATAAGCTGTGTTCTCGACGCTGGTCGCTGCATTTAATTCACCACCAACAGCTTCAATTTCCTCGGCAATTTTGGTGGCGCTGCGCGTCGTTGTTCCTTTGAACGCCATATGCTCCAGCAGGTGCGCCAAGCCGTGTTCGCTCGCTGTTTCAGTGCGTGAGCCAGCGTTAACCCATACGCCCAATGCCGCACTTTTCAGGTGTGGCATATGGTCAGTGACGACGGTCAATCCATTTTCAAGGCGTGTGGTTTTTACATCCATATGAGGACAGGTATCAACGTTTTAAAGAGACGGCACGTGTCCGTTCTTTAATAAAAGCTTCAACCACTTTTTGGTCATTGGGTAGCACAGTAAATTTTTCCTCTCGTTGCATCAAATCCTCCATCCATTCTGGTAATTTTGGATGAACTCCCGTTGCAGCTTTAACGGCATCCGGGAACTTTGCCGGATGGGCTGTACCCAATGTCACCATGACTGGTGCGTCAGCGCAAGTGTTTCGTGCGACAACTCTTCCAACCGCTGTATGCGGGTCAAGCAGATACCCTGCCTTTTCATGGGTTCTTTTGATCTCATCTGCGGTTTCTTCTTCGCTCGATCGACCAGCATCAAACTCAACGCGTAGTTTGGAAAGCGGGGCCTCTTCGATGGTAAAAGAGCCAGCTTGTTTAAGCCGTTCCATCAAGGTTTTAACCTCGGCACCATCGCGCTGGTAAAGCTCAAAAAGAAGCCGTTCAAAATTTGATGATACTTGTATATCCATCGAAGGCGAGATGGTTTTTTCTACGCCGGTTCCATGATAGTTGCCCGTTTCAAGAGTGCGGGCCAAAATATCATTGCGATTCGTCGCGATCACCAGTCGATCTATTGGCAATCCCATCTGCTTTGCCACATAGCCTGCAAAAATATCACCAAAGTTACCAGTTGGAACAGTGAATGAGATTTTGCGCTTTGGCGCGCCAAGAGCACTGGCTGCTGTAAAATAATAGACAATCTGCGCGACAATGCGCCCCCAATTGATGGAGTTCACACCCGAAAGGGCGACCTCATCCCTGAAGGAGAGATGCGTGAACATTGATTTAACGATCGCTTGGCAATCATCAAAGTTACCCTCAATGGCTAGTGCATGAACATTCCCATCCGACACGGTCGTCATTTGGCGGCGTTGAACGTCTGATACACGCCCTTGGGGGAAGAGAATGAAAATATCGGTATTGGAGCGACCTCGAAAAGCTTCAATCGCTGCACCACCCGTATCGCCTGATGTGGCGCCGACAATCGTGGCGTGGTGTTTTTTATGACTTAACACATGATCCATCAATCGGGAGAGAAGTTGCATCGCAACGTCTTTGAAAGCCAATGTCGGGCCGTGAAACAGCTCCAGTACAAATTCATTGTCTGCAACCTGAATGAGCGGTGTTACAGCGGGGTGACGAAATGTCGCATAGGCTTCATTGATCAAAGTACGTAGCGTGTTGTCATCAATCTCACCATCGACAAAGGGATGAATGACGCTATAAGCGACGTCCGCATAGGGCTTGCCTGCGAAACCTGCAATTGTTGCTTCATCAAGAATTGGCCAGCGCTCTGGCAAATAAAGACCGCCGTCACGAGCAAGTCCCGCCAATACCGCTTCACAAAAACTGAGAGATGGAGCGTCACCCCGTGTGCTTACGTATTTCATTTAATCTTGGGAACCTTGGTTTTGTTGATTTCAAAAGATGCGCCGGACACTACGCCGTGTGCAACGAATCGACAAGCGGCATAATGCTGACAATTAGTTGGGTTATGGTTATTTTATCGATATTTGGGCGTAAAAGCATCATTGGCTTTGATGTTGCTGGACATAAACGCTTTTAGGACGGTATGGGGTGAGTATTAATTCGGATAAAAT carries:
- a CDS encoding cytochrome c oxidase subunit 3, producing MSDSHSTNHDYHIIDPSPWPLIGSISALVMAVGAVTYMHDGPIYIMILGLIGVLYTMFGWWSDVIHEAHSGDHTKVVQMHLRYGMILFIASEVMFFVAWFWAFFDASLFANEAIQFARVEHTGGVWPPHDLTVLDPWHLPLFNTVILLLSGTTVTWAHHALLHNDRESLKLGLICTIILGAIFSAVQIYEYAAAPFGFSDSIYGATFYMATGFHGFHVFVGTVFLLICLLRAIKGHFKPEQHFGFESAAWYWHFVDVVWLFLFAAVYVWGNFGGHIGH
- a CDS encoding DUF983 domain-containing protein gives rise to the protein MDAHHYPAQSPFGVGLRGRCPRCGEGKLFDGFLSIKKTCRACRLDLTFTDSGDGPAIFIILFVGFIVGTLFLYVELTYQPAYWVHAVLWLPTIIILSLGFLRPLKGVMIALQYRNNAHEGLLDGSENEDG
- a CDS encoding SURF1 family protein, coding for MAETHVKSAVFTRSFFFLTIAAITALGVLIALGSWQVKRLSWKEALIARVEAQIASPPVPLEDVIPAQTELRGTDNDIEYQPVSVVGTFDHSKEYFYFATLDGASGFHVYTPLKINAAKAASPSIVFVNRGFVPDDKKAQETRPDSLTSGEVTITGLFRWPDVEKPNSFIPDNDVEANIFFWRELALMRNEAGYSADELHPFFVYENKKIDVSLPVGGVTIIDFPNSHLAYAITWYGLALTLIGVYGALLIGRVKGVYKERLR
- a CDS encoding YqgE/AlgH family protein gives rise to the protein MMNNTITSLKGQILIAMPSMEDSRFHKTVIYICEHTEDGTMGIVLNRAMKDMSFSDILEQVQVLGDKDDMPEPSGAPEITVHRGGPVETGRGFVLHTDDYHIEDSTHRINDKVSLTETLEILKVLARGEGPKKAFFALGYAGWSAGQLESEIQQNSWLNSEATHDLIFNSNPEAKYDAALAHLGIDPALLSTSSGHA
- a CDS encoding protein-disulfide reductase DsbD domain-containing protein yields the protein MRLFFVTLMVALISVFSNANASSDWLSGLGYKARLIEGSSQADGTFQAAFEIILEKGWSTYWRVPGEHGIPPLFEYAESSNIKDLIVHWPAPDVFVSGTGLTIGYKNRVVLPFTIIPEENAQKAELNLSAFFGVCSEICVPADANVSVLLDPKNTKAIDQPIIDEAMLTVPTKHAENGLDVTEVSLKSNDEDEYVYVRLQLPDSVNNVSVLTEGPQDWYFEPYVSKLSNKEANSKSYMAKVPLYRLVRTALSGEEQLNVTVIVDGTAIEKAISLNNL
- a CDS encoding peroxiredoxin, coding for MAISVGDKLPNATLTIMTDDGPTPCELSTLTAGKKIIIFGVPGAFTPTCHGNHLPGFLDNLDAFKTKGIDDIAVVSVNDVFVMDQWATTTGGAGKIHYLSDGAFTYTKSIGMDIDLSDFGMGVRSKRYSMVVEDGTVTMLNVEDVPKSAEKSGAAAMLEAL
- the rnhA gene encoding ribonuclease HI; the protein is MSDDTQDVIIYTDGACSGNPGPGGWGAILRFGEHEKELNGGDFETTNNRMELMAAIESLNALKRPCTVNLYTDSQYVKGGITGWIEGWKRNGWKTAAKKPVKNVELWEALEEARGRHDVHWHWVKGHAGHPDNERADELARQGMEPYKNS
- a CDS encoding homoserine kinase, coding for MAVYTEVSDEALEAFLIRYNIGSLVSFKGIAEGVENSNYLLRTDDGTYILTLYEKRVDADDLPFFLGLLDHLNARGISCPTPCRQNNGSALGVLAKRPAAIFTFLDGFSVTKPQVRHCGELGQALAKFHLAGDGFEMTRPNALSVKDWRPLFDLSKSRADSVQAGLQADIEEVLTELEENWPNNLRRGVIHADLFPDNVFFLREDLSGIIDFYFACNDALAYDIAICLNAWCFEPDFSFNITKAKTLLRGYESVRPLEEAEKEALPYLAKGAALRFLLTRLYDWLEVPDGALVTPHDPIDYWRKMRFHSGVKSAAEYGL